From a single Myxocyprinus asiaticus isolate MX2 ecotype Aquarium Trade chromosome 47, UBuf_Myxa_2, whole genome shotgun sequence genomic region:
- the LOC127436841 gene encoding 6-phosphofructo-2-kinase/fructose-2,6-bisphosphatase 3-like isoform X3 → MVGLPARGKTYISRKLTRYLNWIGIPTKVFNVGEYRREAVKHYSSFDFFKSDNEDAIKIRHQCALAALRDVKIYLTEDEGQVAVFDATNTTRERRDMILEFGAENGFMVFFIESVCDDPNVIACNILEVKVSCPDYQDCNKTDAMEDFKKRIDCYRVNYQPLDPDQYDRNLSFIKVIDVGRRFLVNQIRDHIQSRIVYYLMNIHVQPRSIYLCRHGESQHNLQGRLGGDSGLSTRGRKFAGALANFVEEQNLKDLKVWTSQLRRSIQTAEALNVPYKQWKALNEIDAGVCEEMTYEEVRERFPEEFSLRDQDKYYYRYPSGESYQDLVQRVEPLIMELERQKNVLVICHQAVMRCLLAYFLDKSADEMSYLKCPLHTVLKLTPVAYGCKVESISLNVEAVNTHRDRPEEVKRGPSMLIRRNSVTPLTSPEPNKKPRIEGLDEPIIRALTPTPLTLCSTSHTTLALSTQNLKKCSMECHEAPQLCL, encoded by the exons TCTTTAACGTTGGCGAGTATCGCAGAGAAGCGGTGAAACACTACAGCTCCTTCGATTTCTTCAAATCGGACAATGAGGATGCCATTAAAATCAGACA TCAGTGTGCCTTGGCCGCTCTGAGAGATGTCAAGATTTACCTTACTGAAGATGAAGGTCAAGTGGCT GTTTTTGATGCCACAAACACAACAAGAGAGCGTCGGGACATGATCCTGGAGTTTGGTGCTGAAAATGGCTTCATG GTCTTCTTTATTGAGTCCGTCTGTGACGACCCAAATGTAATCGCCTGTAATATCTTG GAAGTGAAAGTGTCATGCCCTGACTACCAAGACTGCAACAAGACAGATGCCATGGAGGACTTTAAGAAAAGAATCGATTGCTACAGAGTAAACTATCAGCCACTTGACCCTGACCAATATGACAG AAATTTGTCCTTCATCAAAGTGATTGACGTTGGTCGCAGATTCCTGGTGAACCAGATTCGAGACCATATCCAAAGTCGGATTGTCTACTACCTGATGAATATCCATGTGCAGCCAAGGTCTATCTACTTGTGTCGTCATGGCGAGAGCCAGCATAACCTACAGGGCCGTCTTGGTGGAGATTCTGGCCTATCTACACGTGGACGAAAG TTTGCAGGAGCTCTTGCGAACTTTGTGGAGGAGCAAAACTTGAAGGACTTGAAAGTTTGGACCAGTCAGCTGCGTCGCAGTATCCAAACCGCCGAGGCCCTTAATGTGCCGTACAAGCAGTGGAAGGCCCTGAACGAAATTGATGCT GGTGTGTGTGAGGAGATGACCTATGAAGAAGTCAGGGAGAGGTTTCCAGAGGAGTTTTCTCTGAGAGATCAAGACAAATACTACTACCGTTACCCCTCTGGAGAG TCATATCAGGACTTGGTTCAGCGTGTGGAACCTCTCATCATGGAACTGGAGAGACAGAAGAACGTTCTGGTAATCTGTCACCAGGCTGTGATGCGCTGTCTTCTCGCCTACTTCCTGGACAAGAGTGcag ATGAGATGTCGTACCTGAAATGTCCACTTCATACAGTGCTGAAGCTGACCCCAGTGGCTTATG GGTGCAAGGTGGAATCGATCTCTCTGAATGTAGAGGCAGTGAACACACACAGGGACAGACCAGAG GAGGTAAAGAGAGGCCCGAGCATGCTGATCAGAAGAAACAGTGTGACCCCTCTCACCAGCCCTGAACCCAATAAGAAGCCTCGTATCGAAGGTCTGGATGAACCAATCATCAGAGCGCTGACGCCCACTCCGCTCACCCTTTGCTCAACTTCACACACCACTCTTGCCCTGTCCACACAG AACCTGAAGAAATGCTCCATGGAGTGCCATGAAGCCCCCCAGCTCTGCCTGTGA